The DNA region GTTCGCAGTCGGCATGCTGCTGCTGTGGCTGGCGGTCGCTTCCGGCATGCGGCCACCGCGTCCCCTGATGACCAGGATGTATCATCTGCCCGAATTGAGCGAAGAAGCAGCGCGTGCAATGCAGCAGTCTCTGGCACAATTGCGGGGAGTGAGTGAAGTGCTGGTGGTGGCTGGCGAGCAGATCGCCTGCCTCAAGGTGGAAATCGGCGGGTTCGACGAAGACGCGGTTGAAAATCTAGTGAAAGGGGCTTGAGATGTCGGTGAACAAAGTGATCCTGGTGGGGCGTCTGGGTAAGGACCCGGAGACCCGTTATATGACCAATGGCGAGGCGGTGACCAACGTCACGCTGGCGACTTCCGAGAACTGGAAGGACAAGAGCGGCGAGAAACAGGAAAAGACCGAGTGGCACAATCTCGTGTTCTATCGCCGCCTGGCCGAAGTGGCGGGCGAATATCTGAAAAAGGGTTCGCAGATCTACGTCGAAGGCAAGATACAGACGCGCAAATGGCAGGATAAAGAGACGGGCAAGGATCGCTATACCACCGAGATCATCGTCAACGAAATGCAGATGCTGGGCAGCAAGTCCGGCGGCGGCAGCTTCGAGGTGGTGGAGAATCAGTCGGCCGCTCCGGCACGCAGTGCCGCCGCCAAACCCGCGGCCAGCACTGGCAAGAGCAATTTCGACAACTTCGATGACGATATCCCCTTCTGATCTGGATAATATCTAAATTGTTAAGATAGCGACCGCTTCGGCGGTCGTTTTTCATTGACCCTCCCGGGAAAATCGAGCCGGCCATATCATCTGCCTCGATCGGCAAGCGCTGGGGACGGCAGTTCGATTAAAGTCTGGCTGGCCATGGTCGATAGCAGGCAGAACGCTGCGATATTTGTCTTTTGCCGGCCTCGGCTCAGGCGGATAATCGCCAGGAATGGTCGCCGACATGACGCCGGTTGCCTGCGGGAAGGAAAACCGTGATCGATTCAGACTTCAATTGCCAGCAGCATGCGCAGCGCCGTGGCGACGCCGGACGAGCATCGGGCATTCAACGTGCAGCGCTGGCTGCCGGCCTGATGCTGGCCTCCTGTTTGTCACCCGCCTGTATTGCGGCAGGTGTTCCGGCTTCTACTTTCGGCACCACCATCGGCAGCGGACTGCTGTGTCTTGACCAGATCGATCCGTTCTTCTTCTGGTCCTATTTGAAAGAGTCTTTCGGGGCGCCCTACAAGCAAGAAGGCGGAGCTTATTGGTTCAAGGTCCAGACATCGCTGTGGGGGATGCAGGTGTCGGATATCCTGGTAAGCGACGGGTCCGGCCAGCTGGTTTTCCTGGCCGCGACGATCAAGGCCAAGCCGGATGCGCTGTCGGATGCCATTCTGGGCAGTACCGGCATCGGCTACATGAAAGACGGAACCATGCGTTATGCACCGATGGAGTCAGGGCTGGGCAGCAGGATCGTTTATGCCGGCCAGGATGCCAGAATATATTGCGCAAAATATAATCCGGACAGCTGGCGCTGACGCCCCGGAAAGATATCCCTCATCCCGATTCCCCGGCCGAACCCGCATGCAAAAACCGTCCCTGCCACACCCGAACCCGATCTTGGGCAATCGCGGCTTCATCAAACTGCTGGGTTTCCGTTTCCAGATATCGCTGGCTTACCAGATCATCGCCGTGGTGGTCGGCTGGCATATCTATCAGTTGACGCATGATCCCTTTGACCTCGGGCTGGTCGGATTGGCAGAGGTGATTCCCTATTTCGGCTTTGCCCTGTTTGCCGGCTATGTCGTCGATCATCACTCGCGCCGCATGTTCGGTGTGCTGGCCAGCATGGTTCTGGGTTGCAATGCGCTGGTGCTGCTGGCAGTCGCACTTGGCATGACGGCCGGCGATGAACTGACCTGGATTTATGCTGCCGTCGCGGCCGGCGGCATGGCGCGCGCCTTCATCGGTCCCTCCTACAATGCGCTGATCGCACTGGCTTTGCCGCGGGAGCATTATGCCCGAGCCGCCGGGATCGGCAGTTCCGTCTTCCAGTCGGCGCTGGTGCTGGGTCCTGCATTGGGCGGGGTGCTGGTGGCCTGGTTCGGTATCGCCGCCGGTTATCTGGTGGCCGCCATTCTCAGCCTGATGGCTGCGGCATCCTTGTTCATGCTGCGCATCGCGGAACCGCCGGCGGCGGCCAGCGCCCCGATATTCGCGAGCATCGCCGAGGGGCTGCGTTTCGTGTTCGGCAACCAGATCATTCTGGGGGCACAGGCGCTGGACATGTTTGCCGTGCTGTTCGGCGGCGCCGTCGCCATGTTGCCGGCTTTCATCCATGACGTCTTCCACTACGGACCGGAAGGTCTCGGCATCCTGCGCGCGGCCCCGGCAATCGGGGCAATCGTCACCGGAATCATGCTTGCGCGCCATCCATTGAGTCGGCATGCGGGCAGGTACCTGCTGGCCGCGGTCGCGGGATTCGGGGCCTGCATCATCCTGTTCGCCCTCACCAGCCATTTCTGGGTGGCCGCCTTCTTGTTGATGCTCTCGGGGATCTGCGATGGCGTGTCGGTGGTGATGCGCAGCACCATCATGCAACTGATGACGCCGGACACCATGCGCGGCCGCGTCTCGGCCATCAACGGCATCTTCATCGGCTCCTCGAACGAGCTGGGCGCTTTCGAATCCGGCCTGGCGGCGCGGCTGATGGGGCTGGTTCCGTCGGTGGTTTTTGGCGGGGCGATGTCCTTGCTCATCGTTGCCGTGACCGCGCGTCTGGCACCAGGACTGCGCAAACTGAACCTGCAGCAGTTGCACTAGGTGTGCGACGGCAGCCGGAGGCCGGCAGCTTGCTTCAGTGCCTGATCAGC from Sideroxyarcus emersonii includes:
- the ssb gene encoding single-stranded DNA-binding protein, coding for MSVNKVILVGRLGKDPETRYMTNGEAVTNVTLATSENWKDKSGEKQEKTEWHNLVFYRRLAEVAGEYLKKGSQIYVEGKIQTRKWQDKETGKDRYTTEIIVNEMQMLGSKSGGGSFEVVENQSAAPARSAAAKPAASTGKSNFDNFDDDIPF
- a CDS encoding MFS transporter: MQKPSLPHPNPILGNRGFIKLLGFRFQISLAYQIIAVVVGWHIYQLTHDPFDLGLVGLAEVIPYFGFALFAGYVVDHHSRRMFGVLASMVLGCNALVLLAVALGMTAGDELTWIYAAVAAGGMARAFIGPSYNALIALALPREHYARAAGIGSSVFQSALVLGPALGGVLVAWFGIAAGYLVAAILSLMAAASLFMLRIAEPPAAASAPIFASIAEGLRFVFGNQIILGAQALDMFAVLFGGAVAMLPAFIHDVFHYGPEGLGILRAAPAIGAIVTGIMLARHPLSRHAGRYLLAAVAGFGACIILFALTSHFWVAAFLLMLSGICDGVSVVMRSTIMQLMTPDTMRGRVSAINGIFIGSSNELGAFESGLAARLMGLVPSVVFGGAMSLLIVAVTARLAPGLRKLNLQQLH